ACGATGTGACGGAACTGAACGTATGTAAGAAAGAAAATGAAGAACAGCGTCTCGTTGCGGGACTCATATATATTGACAATTATGACGAAGTGATCAACAGCGTGGAAGAGGTGCGCCAGTCTCTTTTGATGGCGCTCGTTGACCGTAAGATCAACCAGTATATTGCCAGAGTGGACGGCATTGTCAAGAAGCTGGAAAATGATAAATATTTTATAGCGATCAAGAAGCAGTATTTTAAAAAGCTGGAACAGGATAAATTTTCACTGCTTGAGGATGTGAAGTCGGTCAACATCGGAAACGGGATCCCCGCTACGCTCAGCATCGGACTTGGACTCAGCAATTCGGCGTATTCGCAGAGCTATAACTATGCCCGCGTCGCCATTGACCTTGCGCTCGCCCGCGGAGGCGACCAGGCGGTGATAAAGGACTGCAGCGGTATCACTTACTATGGAGGCAAGCGGGAGCAGACGTCCAAGAACACAAGAGTGAAAGCGAGGGTAAAAGCGGAAGCGCTCAGAGAGTTTATCACCGTAAAGGAACACATTCTCGTTATGGGACATAAGCTGACGGACGTAGATTCCTTCGGCGCGGCGGTTGGAATATACAGGGCGGCGGCCGCTCTTGAAAAGAAGGCGCACATTATCATAAATGAGGTGTCCGCTTCGCTTCGCCCGCTGTATGAAGTATACGCAAACGACCCTGCCTATCCGGAGGACCTGTTTTTGAATTCACAGCAGGCCATCGACATGGCGGACGCGGACACGATGGTCGTTGTCGTGGATACGAACCGGCCGCAGATGACAGAGTGTGAGGAACTGCTCCGCATGACACGCACGATCGTCGTGCTGGATCACCACAGACAGAGCAGCGATAATATTGACAATGCGCTGCTGTCGTACATTGAGCCGTACGCGTCTTCTGCGTGTGAGATGGTCGCGGAGGTTCTGCAGTATATCGTAGATGATATCAAGATACCCAATATCGAGGCGAGCAGCCTGTATGCGGGCATTATGATCGACACGAACAATTTCATGAACCGGACCGGGGTGCGTACGTTTGAAGCCGCGGCATTTCTGCGCCGGTGCGGCGCGGACATCACGCTTGTGCGCAAGATGTTCCGGGACGACATGGATGCGTACCGGGCAAAGGCTGAGATCATCAGCAGCGCGGAAGTATATGAGGATAAGTTCGCCATCGCGCGGGGCACGGGGCTTGCCATAGAAAGTCCGACGATCATAGGCGCCCAGGCGGCCAATGAGCTGCTGGATATAAGCCAGATCAAGGCGTCCTTCGTGCTGACAGAGTACAACGGCAAGATCTATATAAGCGCAAGGTCCATCGACGAAGTGAATGTGCAGATCATTATGGAGCGTCTCGGCGGCGGCGGACATATGAACGCGGCGGGCGCGCAGCTTCTGGATGTAAATATGGACCAGGCGGTGGAGAAGCTTCAGGAAGTAATACATGACATGGTAGAAGGAGGAGACATCTAAGATGAAAGTAATATTAAATGAAGACGTGAAATCACTCGGAAAAAAGGGAGATATCGTGGAGGTGAGCGACGGCTACGCCAGGAACTTTATCCTTAAGAATAAAAAAGGGGTGGAAGCCAACAGCAAGAACCTGAACGACTTAAAGCTTAAGAAGGCAAATGCCGATAAGGTTGCCCAGGAGCAGTATGAGGCTGCCAAAGAGCTTGGCGCCAGGATCGAAGAAGGAAGCATAAAAGTGTCCATCAAAGTCGGGGAGGGCGGCAAGGCGTTTGGAGCCGTGTCCTCCAAGGAGATCTCCGCAGAGGTGAAGGCACAGATGGGTCTGGAGATCGATAAGAAAAAGGTACAGCTCAAAGAGACGATCAAGACGCTCGGGACACATAATGTTCCAATCAAACTGCATCCGAAGGTGACAGCAGAGCTGAAAGTTGTTGTTACGGAAGAAGTATAGGAGGAGGGCGGTATGGAAGAGGCGCTCATTAAAAGAGTCATGCCCCATAGCGTGGAAGCGGAACAGTCGGTCGTAGGCGCCATGCTGATGGATAAGGACGCCATCATGACCGCGTCTGAGATCATCAGCGGAAAAGATTTTTACCAGTCTGCTTACGGCGTGATATTTGATTCCATGGTAGAGCTTTTTAACGAAGGCAAGCCGGTGGATCTGATCACGCTTCAGGAGCGGCTGAAGGAAAAAGATGTGCCTGCGGAGATCGCAAGCCTGGAATTTGTCAAGGATCTTGTGACCGCCGTTCCTACGTCTGCCAACGTTAAGTATTATGCGGATATTGTGTCCGACAAGTCCATGATGCGGAAGCTGATCAAGCTCAATGAAGAGATCGCCAACATATGTTACGCTGGAAAAGAGCCGCTTGAGTCGGTGCTTGAGACAACGGAGAAATCAGTGTTTGATCTGCTGCAGAGGCGCAACACGGGAGATTATGTCCCGATCAAGGACGTCGTGCTGAACGCGCTGGACCGCATTGAGAAGGCGTCCAAGAACAAAGGGACTGTCACGGGGATCCCGACCGGGTTTATAGATCTGGATTACAAGCTCTCAGGCCTCCAGCCGTCGGACCTGGTGCTCGTGGCGGCAAGGCCGTCCATGGGTAAGACGGCTTTTGTCCTGAATATCGCACAGTACATCGCGTTCAAGAAAGATAAGGGCGTGGCGATCTTCAGTCTGGAAATGTCAAAGGAGCAGCTTGTGAACCGTCTGTTTTCCCTTGAGTCACAGGTGGACGCCCAGGCACTCCGTACAGGTAATATGAAAGATTCCGACTGGGAGAAGCTTATAGAGGGGGCGGGCATTATCGGCCAGTCCAACTTGATCATAGACGATACCCCCGGTATCTCGGTGTCAGAGCTGCGTTCCAAATGCCGGAAGTACAAGCTGGAACATGGCCTTGATATCGTCATCATAGACTACCTGCAGCTCATGACCGGAAGCGTCGGTAAGAGCTCCGAATCAAGGCAGCAGGAAATATCCGAGATATCGCGTTCCCTCAAGGCGCTCGCAAGAGAGCTGAGTGTTCCGGTGATCGCGCTGTCCCAGCTAAGCCGTGCCGTAGAGAGCAGGCCGGATAAAAGACCTATGCTTTCTGACCTGCGTGAGTCGGGGGCCATTGAGCAGGACGCCGACGTAGTTATGTTTATATACAGAGATGAATACTATAACAAAGATTCAGAATATAAGAAACAGGCAGAGATCATTATTGCAAAACAAAGAAACGGCCCTGTAGGGACCGTTCATCTGGCTTGGCTTGGCGAGTACACAAAGTTCGCCAACCTAAGCAGGCAGGAATAATTTTTTCAGCTTTTCCACTGGGCCGGTTCCCGCTGCAGCTTTCCGGTAAGATTGCTGCTGGCGGATGAGCTGGTCCAGTTTTTTAAATTGTTCATCCTCCTGGCGCTCCTTTGCATCGAGAAGGAAGGACATCTCTTTGCTGAACATGGACATAAGTACCTCATTGTTGTTTTCCAGCATGCGCTTCATGTACAACTGCTCTCTGGTACGGCGGATGTCAGGGATCAAGGCCTTCAGATCTGAAAAAGGCACCCCCTGCTCGTACAATTCTTTGATACAGCCATACAGTTTTGCGTCATCTTTTGTCTCGCGTCTCAACTGTTCTAATGCGTTTCCCATTATTATACCCCCTTATGAATAAAGATTCTTTCATGGAGTAATCATAGCACACGGCTGTGGTAAAACGAGTCAAAACCCGTCGAGGACAAACAAAAAACTAAAAATGGCATATTTATTGTATTTTATGCAAATATAGTGAAATGCATTCTAAAAAAATGATATAATCATAAAAGAATATATGTAAAAAATTGGAAGAAAAGAGGGAACGGCATGTATTGCAGAAAATGCGGAGCCGAGAATGAGGCCGGCAGCAGATTTTGCTGTAAATGCGGCGAGCCGGTAACGGAATCTTCGGCGGAAAGCGGGGGTAAGTCCAACGGCGGGAAAAAGAAGAAAGTGTTGTGGGTGTGCCTGGCCATCTGTATTCTGGCAGCCGCTGCTGCGGCCGCACTGTTTACGGCAGCAAAGCAGAATAAAGAAAAGCAGTTCGGCGACAATGTGGCGAAGGCAGACAAGTATATGGAAGAACTGGACTATGACAACGCAAAGGACAGCTATCTGAAAGCGATCAGCATAGACGGGAAACAGGAGGAGCCGTATATACAGCTGGCCCGCATATATGAGAAAACGAATGAACCGGAAAAGGCGAGGGAAATTCTCAAGCAGGGGGTAAAGAATACGGGGAGCGCTGTGATAAAGAATAAATACAGCCTTTATACGTACGTGGATGAGGTGCTTATCCCGGAACTTGGGCAGTGCAGCCCGGGAACGTATATGACAGAATACAGAAAGGTAAGTACGTACGGCGCGCGCGTGGAAAGTATACACAGTGAGGCGGGAGTGGTCACATACCGGATCATGGATTTTGACTCCGACGGGGAGGCAGAACTGCTGGTGGTTATACTGGACAACAAGGCGGTGAATGAATGGGACGGTTCTCAGGAGAATAAGATATCTTTACAAATGTATGAAAATGAGAATGGCACAATTGTGAAAAGCGACGAGTGGAGCCCACAGGTAAATGTCTTCGGCACATTAGACTTTGAGGAGGATATGCTCTTTCTGAAGGAAAAGGACGATGAGATCTATATATGCGGCAGTTTTTCCGGTCTCGCATATGTGCTGGCAGACGGCTGGGGATTTGAGTCATTTGTTCTGACGTATGACGGCGGATTCCAGAAGTATACCGGAACGGACGGGGAGACAGGAGGCTCTTCTTTTGAGGACAGCGAAAGTGACGCGTATGCGATGGCGGAACGGCTGGAACATATTGGCTTGACGAAATCAGCGGCTGAGATCAGGGACTCGTGGATGATGAAACTTTCCATGGACGATGAGATGGATGATATTCTCTTTACCATAACCGGCAGGCGGCAAAATGAAGGTCATTTCGTGTATTCCAATAATTTTACTGCGGAGGAACTCGGAAAAATAGACCTGGAGTTTACCATCTGGCAGCAGGGGGAATACCAAAAAGCCAAAGGGCAGGATACAGCAGCAGGGGAGACTGAAGATGTGGATTACAGGGCAGCCTATGAGCCTGTTGTCAGTCAGGCGCTTGAAGATTACGGAACATACAATACGTACGCGCTCTGGGACATAGACAGGGACGGAGTACAGGAGCTTCTTGTCCTGTGCGGCCACGCGGAGGCTGACTATACGTATAAGGTATATACGGCTAAAGGAGGAGCGGCAGTGTATATAGGCGAGTTCACCGGGTCCCACACTGCGCTGTACGGACCGGAGGAAGAGGGGGAACCGTACATAATGGCAGTCCAGTGTCATATGGACACTGAGGTCATCGCCCGGGTCATGGTTGCTGACAGCAGCGTTGTATACGAGCAGATCTCCAGCCGGGAAGTGCCCGGAGGACTGGATTACTATACGAACCCGTTCCCGATCCCGTTTTGCGACGTGTCGGACATGACGCTGGTTGATGAGGCCGGGTAAGAAGGAACTCGGAGGAAAGAGAGTAGAAGAGGATAAAATGGAAACTAGAACACTGACAATTATTGATACAGGCAGCCAGCTTACCGAAGTAAAGCTGGAGAGCTTTGGAAAAGAGAATGTCACGCTGGGGCGCAGTCGGGAGCAGTGTGATATCGTCATACCGGATAACATCGTGTCCAAACTGCACGGAACGTTTTTCCTGGATGGGGAGCGAACCTGGTATGAAGATAACGGCAGCATGAACGGTACGTTCATCGGCGACGGGCAACAGCGGCGGCTGCTCACAGGAGGCAGCGGCTATGCTGAGCTCTATGACAAGACGGTGCTGAGGATCGGGGATGTACATGCCCCGGACAAGATGATACTCCTGTTATACAGGGTGATCCCGGAGGGAGAGGTGTGGAAAAAGGCGCCGCTTAAAGGTGAAGGCATCAGCATCGGGCGCGGATCCGGGTGCCAGATCAGGCTGAAGCATCCCGGGGTGTCCAAGGTGCACTGCTTTGTTCTGCCGCAGGACGGCGGCTATGTGCTGAAGGATAACCACAGCACGAACGGAGTGATGATAAACGGACGCAGCGCCGCGGGAGCGGTCTTGCTCAGAGATAAAGACCTGATCCAGATACTGGATTACCAGCTTTTCTTTTCCGGCGAGTGCATCTATTACAAAGCGACAGCACAGGGAATCTCGCTGAGGGCGTGCAGCATTAATAAATACGTGGGCCGCGGGAAGAAAAAGAAGCAGATCTTAAAAAATGTCAGATGTGAGATACAGGGAAATGAATTTGTGGCTATCATAGGGGGCTCAGGCGCGGGAAAGACTACGCTCATGAACGCGGTGAGCGGATTCGAGCCGGAGTTTGACGGCAAAGTGTACTGTAATGGCATCGATCTCATAGAACAGTTCCAGAATCTGAAGAGTATTATCGGGTTCGTGCCGCAGCAGGATATCATTTATGAGAATCTGACGCTGCGCAGGATGCTCTATTATACGGCAAAGATGAAGATGCCCGAAGATACCCAGGGGCAGGAGATCAAAGAGCGGATAGACGAGGTCCTTTCTATGGTCGGCTTGAAAGAGCACGAAGGTACGTACATACGCAAGCTCTCGGGAGGACAGAAAAAGAGGGCCAGCATAGCGGTTGAACTGCTGGCGGACCCGAAGCTGTTCTTTCTCGATGAACCGACCTCGGGGCTGGATCCGGGAACCGAGAAAAATCTGATGATGACGCTCAGTACGCTTTCAAAAGAGCAGAATAAGACGATAATCATGGTCACACATACGACACAGAACCTGCATCTATGTGACAAGGTGATATTTATGGGGCCGGGCGGCAGGCTCTGTTTCTGCGGCAGTGTCAATGCCGCAAAAGCATTCTATGAGACGGACGACCTTGTAAATATTTATAACATGATCGCGGAAAATCCATGGCTGTGGGAGCGAAGATATGCCGCTTACCGCAAGGACAAAGAGACAAAGGAAGAGCCATCAGCAAGGTCCGAACTGATGAAGCAGAGAAGTGTATCCGCGTTCCGGCAGTTTTCCATCTTGACAATGCGGTACGCAGAGCTTATGAAAAACGACCGGCCGAGGCTCGGCGTGCTCCTGCTGCAGCCGCTGCTCATTGCGGTACTGCTCAATGTGGTGGCAGATAAAAATATATTCAAGATATACGAGAGTACGAAGTCCATGCTGTTTGCGCTGAGCTGTTCCGGTATCTGGATCGGACTGTTCAATTCTATACAGGAGATATGCAAAGAGCGGGTGATACTGAAGCGGGAATATATGGCGAATCTGAAATTACCAGGATACGTGATGTCAAAGTTTGTCCTGCAGGCGGCGCTCGGATTCGTACAGGCGCTCATTTTGACAGTTGTATTTTTACAGCTGGTGGGAAAGGACAGAGAAGGCATCTTCTTGTCCGGGTTTGGGCCGGAGATCGTATTTACCGTCTGGCTGACCATACTGGCGTCCGTCACGATGGGATTTGTCATATCTTCCATGGTGGAGACGGGAGATAAAGCGATGGCAGTGGCGCCCTTTGTTCTCATTATTCAGCTGTTGTTCTCAGGTATTTTGTTCACGCTGAAGGGAGCCGGTGAGATCATATCTTACTGTACTGTCAGCCGCTGGTCGGTGGAGGGGCTTGGAAGCATCGCAAAGCTGAACCGGCTGGATCTTAAGCTTCAGAAGGACTATCCGATGCTGGAACATGCGGCGGAGAGCTTTTTTAAGGCCACAAAGGGACATGTGCTGACAGCGTGGGGCATCCTGGCGTTTATGACTGTACTCTTCATGGGGATCAGTATCGTGATGCTGAAAAGAATATCAAAGGACCGCAGATAGGAGGAAGTTAGAATGGATTATCTTGATGGATGGAAAGAGGCGGGCGAGGTGTTTATCCCGCCGCTTAAGAAAAAGGGATTTGGCGAGGACATTATCATCAGAAAAAGAATAGAACCGGCGGGAGAGAGACCGGTTCCTGTCCGGGAGGAGCAGTGTGCGTACACGGGAAGCGAGCCTACGGTATTCGCCGCGCACGTTCCGCGCGCGTATATAAAGAGACTGAAAGACGGCAGGACAACAGAGCTTGCCGGGCGCGAGACGGTCATTGGAAAAGAGAGAGATTCGGACTGCGTCATTACGGACAATCCGACGGTGAGCCGGCACCACGCACGCATCACCGCGTCGGCGGACGGATATTATCTGGAAGATCTTGGCTCTTCCAACCATACTTATATAGACGGCAGCGAGATCAAAAAGCCGGTCAGACTTGCCGGCGGCATGTGCTTTCAGCTGTCGGATGAAGAGTTTCAGTTTATGTTAGAGGCGGGGCAGGAATGAAATGAGTGTTGCAGAACAATTTTCAGATACATATATCATAAGAGAAAAGCTCGGCGAAGGAAGCGGCGGTATTGTCTACCGGGCGTATCATAAAAGACTGAAAAAAGAAGTCGTGATAAAGCAGATGCGGACGCGGAGTGTGTCTGTGCTTGTGAACCGGCAGGAAGTGGATATTCTGAAGAACCTGCATCACTCCTACCTTCCGCAGGTGCTGGATTTCCTCACGGTCGACGGCGAAGTATATACGGTGATGAGCTACATTCCGGGGAAGTCGTTGCAGCAGCTTCTGAAAGACGGTTATCATTTTACACAGAATGAACTTATAAAGTGGGGGATGCAGCTTTGCAGCGCTTTAAATTACCTGCACAGCCAGAAACCGCCCATCATTCACAGTGATATCAAGCCGGCCAATATCATGCTGACGCCGGAGGGGAATATCTGTCTTATTGACTTTAATA
This is a stretch of genomic DNA from [Clostridium] hylemonae DSM 15053. It encodes these proteins:
- a CDS encoding DHH family phosphoesterase, with the protein product MKENKKVQLKGQLRLYMQWPAIMALFLVAVNIWIYKLDRRAGTLMFIFLLIYIVMVGILYLYSKSVIMKDLVEFAAQYGIVQNTLLRELSVPYAILLEDGKAIWMNDKFEEIFGRKPKGEAYVSKYIPELNKNIFPKEEDEIVEMDVYYENREYKAVLRRVSVAGFSETEQLMELPEEREYFIAVYLNDVTELNVCKKENEEQRLVAGLIYIDNYDEVINSVEEVRQSLLMALVDRKINQYIARVDGIVKKLENDKYFIAIKKQYFKKLEQDKFSLLEDVKSVNIGNGIPATLSIGLGLSNSAYSQSYNYARVAIDLALARGGDQAVIKDCSGITYYGGKREQTSKNTRVKARVKAEALREFITVKEHILVMGHKLTDVDSFGAAVGIYRAAAALEKKAHIIINEVSASLRPLYEVYANDPAYPEDLFLNSQQAIDMADADTMVVVVDTNRPQMTECEELLRMTRTIVVLDHHRQSSDNIDNALLSYIEPYASSACEMVAEVLQYIVDDIKIPNIEASSLYAGIMIDTNNFMNRTGVRTFEAAAFLRRCGADITLVRKMFRDDMDAYRAKAEIISSAEVYEDKFAIARGTGLAIESPTIIGAQAANELLDISQIKASFVLTEYNGKIYISARSIDEVNVQIIMERLGGGGHMNAAGAQLLDVNMDQAVEKLQEVIHDMVEGGDI
- the rplI gene encoding 50S ribosomal protein L9, encoding MKVILNEDVKSLGKKGDIVEVSDGYARNFILKNKKGVEANSKNLNDLKLKKANADKVAQEQYEAAKELGARIEEGSIKVSIKVGEGGKAFGAVSSKEISAEVKAQMGLEIDKKKVQLKETIKTLGTHNVPIKLHPKVTAELKVVVTEEV
- the dnaB gene encoding replicative DNA helicase — protein: MEEALIKRVMPHSVEAEQSVVGAMLMDKDAIMTASEIISGKDFYQSAYGVIFDSMVELFNEGKPVDLITLQERLKEKDVPAEIASLEFVKDLVTAVPTSANVKYYADIVSDKSMMRKLIKLNEEIANICYAGKEPLESVLETTEKSVFDLLQRRNTGDYVPIKDVVLNALDRIEKASKNKGTVTGIPTGFIDLDYKLSGLQPSDLVLVAARPSMGKTAFVLNIAQYIAFKKDKGVAIFSLEMSKEQLVNRLFSLESQVDAQALRTGNMKDSDWEKLIEGAGIIGQSNLIIDDTPGISVSELRSKCRKYKLEHGLDIVIIDYLQLMTGSVGKSSESRQQEISEISRSLKALARELSVPVIALSQLSRAVESRPDKRPMLSDLRESGAIEQDADVVMFIYRDEYYNKDSEYKKQAEIIIAKQRNGPVGTVHLAWLGEYTKFANLSRQE
- a CDS encoding tetratricopeptide repeat protein yields the protein MYCRKCGAENEAGSRFCCKCGEPVTESSAESGGKSNGGKKKKVLWVCLAICILAAAAAAALFTAAKQNKEKQFGDNVAKADKYMEELDYDNAKDSYLKAISIDGKQEEPYIQLARIYEKTNEPEKAREILKQGVKNTGSAVIKNKYSLYTYVDEVLIPELGQCSPGTYMTEYRKVSTYGARVESIHSEAGVVTYRIMDFDSDGEAELLVVILDNKAVNEWDGSQENKISLQMYENENGTIVKSDEWSPQVNVFGTLDFEEDMLFLKEKDDEIYICGSFSGLAYVLADGWGFESFVLTYDGGFQKYTGTDGETGGSSFEDSESDAYAMAERLEHIGLTKSAAEIRDSWMMKLSMDDEMDDILFTITGRRQNEGHFVYSNNFTAEELGKIDLEFTIWQQGEYQKAKGQDTAAGETEDVDYRAAYEPVVSQALEDYGTYNTYALWDIDRDGVQELLVLCGHAEADYTYKVYTAKGGAAVYIGEFTGSHTALYGPEEEGEPYIMAVQCHMDTEVIARVMVADSSVVYEQISSREVPGGLDYYTNPFPIPFCDVSDMTLVDEAG
- a CDS encoding FHA domain-containing protein, with the translated sequence METRTLTIIDTGSQLTEVKLESFGKENVTLGRSREQCDIVIPDNIVSKLHGTFFLDGERTWYEDNGSMNGTFIGDGQQRRLLTGGSGYAELYDKTVLRIGDVHAPDKMILLLYRVIPEGEVWKKAPLKGEGISIGRGSGCQIRLKHPGVSKVHCFVLPQDGGYVLKDNHSTNGVMINGRSAAGAVLLRDKDLIQILDYQLFFSGECIYYKATAQGISLRACSINKYVGRGKKKKQILKNVRCEIQGNEFVAIIGGSGAGKTTLMNAVSGFEPEFDGKVYCNGIDLIEQFQNLKSIIGFVPQQDIIYENLTLRRMLYYTAKMKMPEDTQGQEIKERIDEVLSMVGLKEHEGTYIRKLSGGQKKRASIAVELLADPKLFFLDEPTSGLDPGTEKNLMMTLSTLSKEQNKTIIMVTHTTQNLHLCDKVIFMGPGGRLCFCGSVNAAKAFYETDDLVNIYNMIAENPWLWERRYAAYRKDKETKEEPSARSELMKQRSVSAFRQFSILTMRYAELMKNDRPRLGVLLLQPLLIAVLLNVVADKNIFKIYESTKSMLFALSCSGIWIGLFNSIQEICKERVILKREYMANLKLPGYVMSKFVLQAALGFVQALILTVVFLQLVGKDREGIFLSGFGPEIVFTVWLTILASVTMGFVISSMVETGDKAMAVAPFVLIIQLLFSGILFTLKGAGEIISYCTVSRWSVEGLGSIAKLNRLDLKLQKDYPMLEHAAESFFKATKGHVLTAWGILAFMTVLFMGISIVMLKRISKDRR
- a CDS encoding FHA domain-containing protein; amino-acid sequence: MDYLDGWKEAGEVFIPPLKKKGFGEDIIIRKRIEPAGERPVPVREEQCAYTGSEPTVFAAHVPRAYIKRLKDGRTTELAGRETVIGKERDSDCVITDNPTVSRHHARITASADGYYLEDLGSSNHTYIDGSEIKKPVRLAGGMCFQLSDEEFQFMLEAGQE